In a genomic window of Amphiprion ocellaris isolate individual 3 ecotype Okinawa chromosome 11, ASM2253959v1, whole genome shotgun sequence:
- the cmss1 gene encoding protein CMSS1 translates to MGDDLGDDWWENEGNSDASEAEEETEQEHQPAEKPEKKPEKRKRVAEKAVKAKKKKNEQKEHVTPAKKENEDEKSSKPKRKRKKKKTITDVLASSEPKPGSPADMQALVTQYFSDKRSVIEQEELKLQNSCFLSSNDLTHSLSSYLKQVCPKWAKIQKQHAEKSSVVLLIVCSSALRTIELIKQLTTFRGEAKAIKLFAKHIKVEEQVKLLQKGITHIGVGTPGRISALIEKEGLNLQALKYLVLDWNWRDQKLRRMVDIPEIKVDLMKLLDNGILTGCKEDKVKIGLF, encoded by the exons ATGCAtctgaggcagaggaggagacagaacaAGAGCATCAGCCCGCAGAAAAACCAGAGAAAAAAccagagaagaggaagagggtaGCAGAGAAAGCTGTTAAagccaagaagaagaaaaacgaGCAG aaagagcATGTAACTCCTGCAAAGAAAGAGAATGAGGATGAAAAGTCATCTAAGcccaaaagaaagagaaag aagaAGAAAACGATCACAGATGTCCTGGCCTCTTCGGAGCCAAAACCCGGCAGTCCGGCTGACATGCAGGCTCTGGTTACACAGTACTTCTCAGACAAACGCTCAGTGATTGAGCAGGAGGAGCTCAAACTGCAGA AttcctgtttcctgtccagTAACGACCTGACGCACAGCCTCTCCTCTTATCTCAAACAGG TTTGTCCCAAGTGGGCAAAGATTCAGAAGCAGCATGCAGAAAAGAGCTCCGTGGTTCTGCTCATCgtctgcagctctgctctccGAACCATCGAGCTCATCAA GCAGCTGACCACTTTCAGGGGCGAAGCCAAGGCCATAAAACTTTTTGCGAAACACATCAAG GTAGAGGAAcaggtgaagctgctgcagaaaggCATCACCCACATCGGAGTGGGGACACCAGGCAGGATCAGCGCTCTCATTGAGAAAG AGGGCTTGAACTTGCAGGCGTTGAAATACCTCGTTCTGGACTGGAACTGGAGGGACCAGAAGCTCAGGAGGATGGTGGACATTCCTGAG ATCAAAGTGGACTTGATGAAGCTGCTGGACAACGGCATTCTAACTGGCTGTAAAGAAGACAAAGTCAAAATCGGACTATTTTAA
- the tmem30c gene encoding transmembrane protein 30C, producing MGKVKAKSGPLARRPDNSAFKQQRLPALSTMLTANTVLPFFYFLSLISLVLGVWLLLTVQSTQEFKMDYTDAGTCDKCFEKRKNASNAAQPCSCKVVFELKKNFKGDVFFYYGLRNFHQNLRRYMISRDDGQMVGRKNRLKTPSSYCNPFIKGQNGLPIAPCGAAANSIFNDSFILYYHGSSASLARVPLLRQGLTWYTDKNIKFRNPSTGNMTLAQVFEGTTKPPYWQKPVYERDLLDPNNNGFINDDLIVWMREAAFPNFKKLYGVLHRANTPFTHGLPAGNYSIDISYNFPVQYFHGRKEVVLATLSWFGGQNHFLPVAYLVTSGLILLLAVVLTVVWWKFGKDGRNMEE from the exons ATGGGCAAGGTGAAAGCGAAGTCTGGGCCCTTGGCTCGGAGGCCTGACAACTCAGCCTTCAAGCAGCAGCGGCTCCCTGCCCTGTCTAcaatgctaacagctaacactGTGCTgcctttcttttactttttgtctTTGATATCTTTGGTGCTGGGAGTGTGGCTGCTTCTCACTGTGCAAAGCACTCAGGAGTTTAAG ATGGACTACACAGATGCCGGAACCTGCGACAAGTGCTTTGAAAAGCGTAAAAATGCGAGCAACGCAGCGCAGCCCTGCAGCTGTAAGGTGGTGtttgaacttaaaaaaaattttaag GGAGATGTCTTCTTCTACTACGGCCTCCGAAACTTTCATCAGAACCTCCGCAGATACATGATCTCCAGAGATGATGGGCAGATGGTCGGCAGGAAGAACAGGTTAAAG ACCCCCAGTTCATATTGCAATCCATTCATTAAAGGCCAGAATGGACTCCCTATTGCTCCCTGCGGTGCCGCGGCCAACAGTATCTTCAACG ATTCCTTCATTCTGTACTATCATGGCTCCAGTGCTTCTCTAGCTAGGGTTCCTCTGTTACGACAAGGCCTCACGTGGTACACcgacaaaaacatcaagtttcGCAACCCAAGCACGGGCAACATGACACTGGCTCAGGTGTTTGAAG GAACAACAAAACCTCCGTACTGGCAGAAGCCCGTTTATGAACGGGACCTCCTCGACCCGAACAACAACGGCTTCATCAACGACGACCTGATCGTGTGGATGAGGGAGGCGGCCTTCCCCAACTTCAAGAAGCTCTACGGGGTTTTACACCGAGCCAACACTCCCTTCACTCACGGGCTTCCAGCAGGGAACTACAGCATCGACATCTCCTACA ACTTTCCTGTGCAGTACTTCCATGGCAGAAAGGAAGTGGTGCTGGCCACGCTGAGCTGGTTCGGAGGTCAGAACCACTTCCTGCCCGTCGCTTACCTCGTCACCAGCGGCCTGATCCTGCTGCTCGCCGTCGTCCTCACTGTGGTCTGGTGGAAGTTTGGAAAGGACgggaggaacatggaggaatGA